CTGTTGATATATTCACTTCAACAATATCTCCTTCTTTTATTTTATCTGTTTCTTTGCATTCAAATAGCGGCAATCCGATATTAAATGAATTCCTGTAAAATATGCGGGCAAAACTCTTTGCTATAATACAAGCTATGCCTGAGGCTTTTATAGAAATGGGCGCATGTTCTCGGGAAGAACCGCAGCCAAAATTTTCTTCGGCAACAATAATATCTCCTTTTTTTACCTTTTTTGCGAAATTCAGGTTTATATCTTCCATACAATGTTTAGCAAGCTCTTTCTCGTCGGATGTATTTAAGTAACGAGCAGGAATAATAACGTCCGTATCTACATTGTTTTTAAATTTCCATACCTTTCCTTTCATTTATTCCTCCTAAAGTTCATCTGGACTTCCTATTTTTCCTAAGACAGCGGATGCGGCAGCAATGGCTGGATTGGATAGATATACATAGGCCTCGGGGCTGCCCATTCTTCCCACAAAGTTTCTGT
This DNA window, taken from Deltaproteobacteria bacterium, encodes the following:
- a CDS encoding 3-isopropylmalate dehydratase small subunit — its product is MKGKVWKFKNNVDTDVIIPARYLNTSDEKELAKHCMEDINLNFAKKVKKGDIIVAEENFGCGSSREHAPISIKASGIACIIAKSFARIFYRNSFNIGLPLFECKETDKIKEGDIVEVNISTGEIKNISTGEIFHALPLPPFMQELVSLGGLESYAKKLLKEI